From a single Mangifera indica cultivar Alphonso chromosome 19, CATAS_Mindica_2.1, whole genome shotgun sequence genomic region:
- the LOC123203154 gene encoding disease resistance protein RPV1-like, translating to MASSSSSSQVKYDVFLSFRGEDTRDNFTSHLNAALCRRKIVTFIDDQLVRGDEISPSLLNAIRGSKISIIIFSKGYASSTWCLQELVEILDCKRRYGQIVIPVFYHVDPSDVRKQTGTYGDAFGQHEVRYMEKKEKLQRWRNALTEAANISGFDSNSIRPESKLLDTITECILESLNDNSHSDNKNLVGVAMKIQKIKSLLSDQSSKVCKVGLWGMGGIGKTTLAEAVFKEISSQFEASYFARNVREASNINQLRRLQKEFLYAILGDKHLDISHTSTKERLGRKRVFTVFDDVTDSKQIKEFIEDPEGLGFGSQIIITTRDKQMLTIYGLDDSTIYEVEGLGGDESFRLFKQHAFKQNHPIDEVYLKLSEKVISYTKGLPLALEVLGNHLLGRGKLEWDSALEDLQKSPYEGIQKVLKISYDGLFDKEKTLFLDIACFFKGCDKYLVGTFSSHIRIRVLVDKALISILFTTIEMHDLIQEMGWEIVRQESITKLGQRSRLWHHEDVDRVLKKNLGTDKIRGMLFNMVEMRKIHFNPHAFSEMANLRLLMVKNLYWGYNNDIHGFDNIEFDFSELECLCWDFYPFPSLPLKFDPDNLVVLKMQDSYLEQLWTGIKNLACLKYIDLSHSRHLLEVPDLSKASNLERLILYGCSNLNTAPRISGNMERLCLDGTAIKTLSSSIESSSRLVELNLKNCLSLESLPSSLCNLTSLRKLDLSGLSNLKMVPEFPSEILELHLDGTAVKELSSSIGKVSSLIRLSLKNCSSLESLPSNLCNLTSLRELDLSGSSNLKMVPEFPPEILELYLDGTAVKELSSSIGKVSSLIILSLRNCSRLEILPSSLCNLTSLRKLDLFGSSNLKMVPEFPPEILELHLDGTAVKELSSSIGKVSSLKRLSLRNCSSLESLPNSLCTLTSLEELDLSGSSNLKMVPEFPPEILELYLDGTAVKELSASIGKVSSLKRLSLRNCSSLEILPSSLCNLTSLRKLDLSGSSNLKMVSEFPPEILELYLDETAMKELSSSIGKVSSLKRLSLRNCSSLESLPSSLCNLTSLPKLDLSGLSNLKMVPEFPPKIQELYLDGTVVKELSSSIGKVSSLKRLSLRNCSSLESLPSSFCNLTSLLELDLSGLSNLKMVPEFPPKILELYLDGTAVKELSSSIGKVSSLIRLSLRNCSSLEILPSSLCNLTSLRELNLSGLSNLKMVPEFPPEILELYLDGTAVKELSSSIGKVSSLIRLSLRNCSSLESLPNGLCTLTSLEELDLSGSSNLKMVPEFPPEILELYLDGTAVKELSSSIGKVSSLKRLSLRNCSSLESLPNSLCNLTSLRKLDLSGSSNLKMVPEFPPEILELYLDGTAVKELSASIGKVSSLKRLSLRNCSSLESLPSSLCNLTSLRELDLSGLSNLKMVPEFPPEILELYLDGTAVKELSSSIGKVSSLKRLSLRNCSSLESLPSSLCNLTSLRELNLFGSSNLKMVPEFPPKILELYLDGIAVKELSSSIGKVSFLIRLSLRNCSSLESLPSSLCNLTYLRELDLSGSSNLKMVPEFPPEILKLYLDGTAVKELSSSIGKVSSLVTLSVRNCSSLESLPSSLCNLTSLLELDLSGLSNLKMVPEFPPEILKLYLDGTAVKELSSSIGKVSSLVTLSVRNCSSLESLPSSLCNLTTLRELDLSGLSNLKMVPEFPPEILELYLDGTAVKELSSSIGKVSSLKRLSLRNCSSLESLPSSLCNLTSVRMLDLSSSSNLKMVPEIPPEILELYLDGTAVKELSSSIGKVSSLIRLSLRNCSSLESLPSSLCNLTSLRELDLSGSSNLKMVPEFPPEILELYLDGTAVKELSSSIGKVSSLMRLSLRNCSSLESLPSNLCNLTYL from the exons atggcttcttcttcttcttcttctcaagtGAAGTATGATGTTTTCCTCAGTTTCAGAGGTGAGGACACTCGAGACAATTTTACCAGCCACCTCAATGCAGCTTTGTGTCGGAGAAAGATTGTTACTTTCATCGATGATCAACTTGTAAGAGGAGATGAGATATCACCATCTCTTTTGAATGCGATTAGGGGATCAAAGATTTCAATCATCATATTCTCGAAAGGTTATGCTTCTTCTACATGGTGCCTCCAAGAACTTGTAGAGATCCTCGATTGCAAGAGAAGGTACGGTCAGATTGTGATTCCAGTGTTCTATCATGTAGATCCATCAGATGTAAGGAAGCAAACAGGGACTTATGGAGATGCATTTGGCCAGCATGAAGTAAGATATatggagaaaaaagagaagttgCAGAGATGGAGGAATGCTTTGACGGAAGCAGCCAATATATCTGGCTTTGATTCAAATTCCATCAG GCCTGAATCGAAACTTCTTGACACAATTACTGAATGTATTTTGGAGAGTTTGAATGATAATTCTCATAGCGATAATAAGAACTTGGTTGGAGTAGCAATGAAGATCcagaaaattaaatctttattgTCTGATCAGTCAAGTAAAGTATGCAAGGTAGGACTCTGGGGTATGGGTGGCATAGGCAAGACGACTCTTGCTGAAGCAGTCTTCAAAGAAATCTCAAGTCAATTTGAAGCTTCGTATTTTGCTCGAAATGTTAGGGAAGCATCAAATATAAATCAACTGCGTCGTTTGCAAAAAGAATTTCTTTATGCAATATTAGGGGATAAACACCTTGATATAAGCCACACATCCacaaaagaaaggcttggacgtAAAAGAGTTTTTACtgtttttgatgatgtgacagattcaaaacaaataaaagaatttattgaaGATCCTGAAGGCTTGGGTTTTGGAAGTCAAATCATTATAACCACAAGGGATAAACAAATGCTAACAATTTATGGATTGGATGATTCTACCATATATGAGGTCGAAGGATTAGGTGGTGACGAATCTTTTAGACTTTTTAAACAACATGCCTTCAAACAAAACCATCCAATTGATGAAGTTTACTTGAAGCTTTCAGAAAAAGTTATAAGTTATACAAAAGGTTTGCCTTTAGCTCTCGAAGTTTTAGGTAACCATCTCCTTGGTAGAGGAAAACTTGAATGGGATAGTGCACTGGAAGATTTACAAAAATCTCCATATGAGGGTATCCAAAAGGTGCTTAAGATCAGTTATGATGGATTATTTGATAAAGAGAAGactttatttttagatattgcatGCTTCTTTAAAGGATGTGATAAATATCTAGTTGGTACATTTAGTTCACATATTCGAATACGTGTTCTTGTTGATAAAGCTCTTATATCTATTCTATTTACCACAATAGAAATGCATGATTTGATTCAAGAGATGGGTTGGGAAATTGTCCGGCAAGAGTCAATCACTAAACTTGGCCAACGCAGTCGATTGTGGCATCATGAAGATGTAGATCgtgtattgaaaaaaaatttg GGAACTGACAAAATAAGAGGCATGCTCTTTAATATGGTTGAAATGAGAAAGATCCACTTCAATCCTCATGCTTTCTCAGAGATGGCTAATCTAAGACTCCTTATGGTAAAAAACTTATATTGGGGATACAATAATGACATTCATGGTTTTGACaacattgaatttgatttctcaGAGTTAGAATGCCTTTGTTGGGATTTTTACCCTTTCCCATCGTTGCCTTTGAAATTTGATCCTGATAACCTTGTTGTACTTAAGATGCAAGACAGTTATCTTGAACAACTATGGACGGGCATCAAG AATCTTGCTTGTTTAAAATACATTGACCTAAGTCACTCAAGACATCTACTTGAAGTCCCAGACCTTTCAAAGGCTTCAAATCTAGAGCGGTTGATTCTCTATGGCTGCTCTAATCTCAACACTGCTCCAAGGATATCAGGTAATATGGAAAGATTGTGTTTGGATGGAACTGCAATAAAAACCTTATCGTCTTCCATAGAAAGCTCTTCCAGACTAGTTGAACTGAATCTTAAGAATTGCttaagccttgaaagtcttccaagcagcctttgtaatttgacatcaCTTCGAAAGCTTGATCTTTCTGGtttgtcaaatctaaagatggttccagAGTTCCCATCTGAGATCCTAGAGTTGCATTTAGATGGAACTGCagtaaaagaattgtcttcatcgattgggaaagtatcatctctgaTAAGATTAAGTCTTAaaaattgttcaagccttgaaagtcttccaagcaacctttgtaatttgacatctcttcgagagcttgatctctctggttcgtcaaatctaaagatggttccagagttcccacctgagatcctagagttgtatttagatggaactgcagtaaaagaattgtcttcatcgattgggaaagtatcatctctgataatattaagtcttagaaattgttcaaggCTTGAAATTCTTCCAAGcagcctttgtaatttgacatctcttcgaaAGCTTGATCTCTTTGGttcgtcaaatctaaagatggttccagAGTTCCCACCTGAGATCCTAGAGTTGCATTTAGATGGAACTGCagtaaaagaattgtcttcatcgattgggaaagtatcatctctgaaaagattaagtcttagaaattgttcaagccttgaaagtcttcccAACAGCCTTTGTACTTTGACATCTCTTGAAGAGCTTGATCTCTCTGGttcgtcaaatctaaagatggttccagAGTTTCCACCTGAGATCctagagttgtatttagatggaactgcagtaaaagaattgtctgcatcgattgggaaagtatcatctctgaaaagattaagtcttagaaattgttcaagccttgaaattcttccaagcagcctttgtaatttgacatctcttcgaaAGCTCGATCTCTCTGGttcgtcaaatctaaagatggtttcGGAGTTTCCACCTGAGATCCTAGAGCTGTATTTAGATGAAACTGCAATgaaagaattgtcttcatcgattgggaaagtatcatctctgaAAAGATTAAGTCTAAGAAATTGctcaagccttgaaagtcttccaagcagcctttgtaatttgacatctcttccaaagcttgatctctctggtttgtcaaatctaaagatggttccagAGTTCCCACCTAAGATCCAagagttgtatttagatggaactgtagtgaaagaattgtcttcatcgattgggaaagtatcatctctgaaaagattaagtcttagaaattgttcaagccttgaaagtcttccaagcagcttttgtaatttgacatctcttctagagcttgatctctctggtttgtcaaatctaaagatggttccgGAGTTCCCACCTAAGATCctagagttgtatttagatggaactgcagtaaaagaattgtcttcatcgattgggaaagtatcatctctgataagattaagtcttagaaattgttcaagccttgaaattcttccaagcagcctttgtaatttgacatctcttcgaGAGCTTAATCTCTCTGGtttgtcaaatctaaagatggttccagagttcccacctgagatcctagagttgtatttagatggaactgcagtaaaagaattatcttcatcgattgggaaagtatcatctctgataagattaagtcttagaaattgttcaagccttgaaagtcttcccAACGGCCTTTGTACTTTGACATCTCTTGAAGAGCTTGATCTCTCTGGttcgtcaaatctaaagatggttccagagttcccacctgagatcctagagttgtatttagatggaactgcggtaaaagaattgtcttcatcgattgggaaagtatcatctctgaaaagattaagtcttagaaattgttcaagccttgaaagtcttcccaacagcctttgtaatttgacatctcttcgaaAGCTTGATCTTTCTGGttcgtcaaatctaaagatggttccagAGTTTCCACCTGAGATCctagagttgtatttagatggaactgcagtaaaagaattgtctgcatcgattgggaaagtatcatctctgaaaagattaagtcttagaaattgttcaagccttgaaagtcttccaagcagcctttgtaatttgacatcgCTTCGAGAGCTTGATCTCTCTGGtttgtcaaatctaaagatggttccagagttcccacctgagatcctagagttgtatttagatggaactgcagtaaaagaattgtcttcatcgattgggaaagtatcatctctgaaaagattaagtcttagaaattgttcaagccttgaaagtcttccaagcagcctttgtaatttgacatctcttcgaGAGCTTAATCTCTTTGGttcgtcaaatctaaagatggttccagAGTTCCCACCTAAGATCctagagttgtatttagatggaattgcagtaaaagaattgtcttcatcgattgggaaagtatCATTTCTGATAagattaagtcttagaaattgttcaagccttgaaagtcttccaagcagcctttgtaatttgacataTCTTCGAGAGCTTGATCTCTCTGGttcgtcaaatctaaagatggttccagAGTTCCCACCTGAGATCCTAAagttgtatttagatggaactgcagtaaaagaattgtcttcatcgattgggaaagtatcatctTTGGTAACATTAAGTgttagaaattgttcaagccttgaaagtcttccaagcagcctttgtaatttgacatctcttctagagcttgatctctctggtttgtcaaatctaaagatggttccagAGTTCCCACCTGAGATCCTAAagttgtatttagatggaactgcagtaaaagaattgtcttcatcgattgggaaagtatcatctTTGGTAACATTAAGTgttagaaattgttcaagccttgaaagtcttccaagcagcctttgtaatttgacaaCTCTTCGAGAGCTTGATCTCTCTGGtttgtcaaatctaaagatggttccagAGTTTCCACCTGAGATCctagagttgtatttagatggaactgcagtaaaagaattgtcttcatcgattgggaaagtatcatctctgaaaagattaagtcttagaaattgttcaagccttgaaagtcttccaagtagcctttgtaatttgacatctgTTCGAATGCTTGATCTCTCTAGttcgtcaaatctaaagatggttccagAGATCCCACCTGAGATCCTGgagttgtatttagatggaactgcagtaaaagaattgtcttcatcgattgggaaagtatcatctctgataagattaagtcttagaaattgttcaagccttgaaagtcttccaagcagcctttgtaatttgacatctcttcgagagcttgatctctctggttcgtcaaatctaaagatggttccagagttcccacctgagatcctagagttgtat ttagatggaactgcagtaaaagaattgtcttcatcgattgggaaagtatcatctctgatgagattaagtcttagaaattgttcaagccttgaaagtcttccaagcaacctttgtaatttgacataTCTTTGA